CCGGGAGCCGCTCGCGGCCCTGGCCGTCCTCGACCTCGAACTGGGCGGAGCAAAGCTGCAGTTGAGACTCTTGGGCGCCTCCCACCAGGTGCTGCTGGAGGAGGAGCGCGGCAGTTGCTCCGAGACCGTCGCCTGCATGGCCGGCAGCAGTACCCCGCTGCCTCTCGGCGTGGCCAAGCGCCTCGGCGAATGGGAGTACGAGTTCGCGGCCCGCGTCGAGACGCTCTCGCAGGGCTCGTTCGCGGGGCGCGCGCAGGAGCTGCTCGCCCTGGTCGCCGACCATCCGAACGGCCTGGCGGGTACGTTTCCCGGCTCCCCGAACGCGTTCACCGCGATGCTCGCGCAGCGGATCGAGGGTCAGGTGCGGTGGCGCACGTGGCACGCCTATCCGCAGGAGGGTCGCCTCGTCGTCACTCGTACGCGGGTCGGTGCTCGGGTGCCTGCCGGACAGGGCCGAGATGAACCCTTGTGGGTGACAGGCCACACGCAAACTGTGACGTAGCGTTACGAACATGATCGACCGGCACGTGTCCTCACCGCCCCAGGGCGTGGTGCGGCTGCCCGTGCGCCCCGACGCCGGCCGGTATCTGGTACTGGCGGCAGTGTTCGTCTGCGCCGCCTGCGGACTGGTGTACGAGCTCGAACTGGTCGCCCTCGCCTCGTACTTGATCGGCGACTCCGTCACCCAGGCGTCCGTCACCCAGGCGTCCGTCGTCCTGTCCGTGATGGTCTTCGCGATGGGCATCGGCTCGCTCCTCGCCAAGCGGCTGCGCTGCCGGGCTGCCGTCGGCTTCGGTCTGCTGGAGGCGGCGCTGGCGCTGATCGGCGGCTGCTCGGCGATGGTGCTGTACGCCTTCTTCGCCTGGGTCGGCGAGTCCCGCCTCGTGCTGGTGGGGTTCTCCCTCGCCATCGGGGTGCTGATCGGCGCCGAGATCCCGCTGCTGATGTCCCTGATCCAGCGCATCTCGCGGCGCGACGCGGAAGGCACGGTCGCCGATCTGTTCGCCGCCGACTATGTGGGCGCCCTCGTCGGCGGGCTCGCCTTTCCGTTTCTGCTTCTGCCGTGGCTCGGTCCACTCACGGGTGCGCTGTTGACGGGAGCCGTCAACGCCGTGGCGGGCGGGGCGCTCGTGCTGTGGCTCTTCCGCCGCGATCTGACGGCCCGTTCGCGGTGGTGGCTGCTCGTCGCCAATGTGACGGTGCTGGCCGTGCTGGCGACCGCGACGGTCCTGGTCGACGACTTCGAGCGGGCAGCGCGCAGCGCGGTCTACGGGCAGCAGGTGCGGGTCGCCGTCCACACCGGAGTACAGGAAGTCGTGCTCACCGGCGGTCGTTCGGGGCCGCCGGATCTCTTCCTCGACGGGCGGCTGCGGGTCAGCGGGCGCGACGAGTACCGGTACCACGAGGCGCTGGTCCACCCGGCGATGCGAGGGCGGCACACGGGGGTACTGATCCTGGGCGGGGGCGACGGGCTGGCGGCGCGCGAGGTGCTGCGCTACCCGGATGTCCGGTCGGTGACCGTCGTCGAGGTCGACCCGGGCGTCGTCCGGCTGGCGCGTTCCGACCCGGCGCTCGCCCCGCTCAACGAGTACGCCTACCGGGATCCGCGGGTGCGGGTCGTGACCGCGGACGCCTTCTCCTGGCTGCGCGCGCCCCGGGGGACGTACGACGTGGTGATCTCGGACCTCCCCGACCCGCACATCACCCCGAGCGCCAAGCTCTACTCCCTGGAGTTCTACGGGCTCGCCGCGCGGGTGCTCGCGGACGGCGGGCGACTCGTCGTCCACGCCGGGCCCGTGGCCTCCCGCCCGCGTACGTTCTGGACGGTCGACGCGACCCTGCGCGCGGCCGGGTTCGGTGCCCGCCCGTACCGCGCGACCGGCGGCGCGGCCGCTCCGCACGACTGGGGCTTCCTGCTCGCCACGGCCGGACCGCCTCCGCGACTCGGCCTGGACCGCGGAGCGCCGCGGCTGCGGGCGCCGGCCCCCTCCGCCCTCACCGCGGGTGCGCACGGGGCAGGCGCGGAGGGCATCCGGCTGCCGGAGCTGCCGCCGTCGACCCTGGTGCACCCGCGGTACGGCGACTGAGTACGTACGGCGACTGAGCAGGTCCGGCGACTGAGCACGTACGGGGCTGAGCAGTACGCGCACAGGCGGAAACGATGACGTGGCGGGCCTGCCTGAGTAGGCTCGACTCCCATGGAGCATGAGGTGTTCGTTCCGCTTCCGGCCGAGACTCTACGACAGGCCCTGCGGGACCCCGCGCGGGTCGCCCGCTGCATCCCGGGGATCCAACAGGACGCGGACGAGTCGGCAGGCCCGCTCGCCGGGCGGCTGAAGGTCCGGATCGGCGGGCACACGATCACCTACCGCGGTGCCCTGCGCATCGTGGAGCACGGCGACACCTTCACGGTCGAGGGCGACGGTGTGGAGGTGCGCGGTACGGGCTCCGCCAAGGTGACTCTGACGATCCGTCCGGAACCGGCCGAGGGCGGTACGACGCTCACCTTCACGGGGACGTCCCGCGCGGAGGGCCGGCTGGCGGAGCTGGCGGACTCGACCACCGAATCGGCCGCGCACCGGCTGCTGGACCGCTTCGCCGACCGGCTCGCGGTGACGGCGGAGGACCCGGCGCCGGAAGCACCGGGAGCTCCGGAAGCACCGGGAGCTTCGGAAGAGCCGTCGGAGCCGGACCAGCCGGAAGCGCCCAACCGGCCCGTCGATGAAGCCCCGAAGCCGTCCGTGTTCGACGCGCCCGTGCCGCCGCCGCTCGACC
The Streptomyces lunaelactis genome window above contains:
- a CDS encoding DUF2617 family protein, translating into MLTTLKTAYTDTRADDLAWALGREPLAALAVLDLELGGAKLQLRLLGASHQVLLEEERGSCSETVACMAGSSTPLPLGVAKRLGEWEYEFAARVETLSQGSFAGRAQELLALVADHPNGLAGTFPGSPNAFTAMLAQRIEGQVRWRTWHAYPQEGRLVVTRTRVGARVPAGQGRDEPLWVTGHTQTVT
- a CDS encoding polyamine aminopropyltransferase produces the protein MIDRHVSSPPQGVVRLPVRPDAGRYLVLAAVFVCAACGLVYELELVALASYLIGDSVTQASVTQASVVLSVMVFAMGIGSLLAKRLRCRAAVGFGLLEAALALIGGCSAMVLYAFFAWVGESRLVLVGFSLAIGVLIGAEIPLLMSLIQRISRRDAEGTVADLFAADYVGALVGGLAFPFLLLPWLGPLTGALLTGAVNAVAGGALVLWLFRRDLTARSRWWLLVANVTVLAVLATATVLVDDFERAARSAVYGQQVRVAVHTGVQEVVLTGGRSGPPDLFLDGRLRVSGRDEYRYHEALVHPAMRGRHTGVLILGGGDGLAAREVLRYPDVRSVTVVEVDPGVVRLARSDPALAPLNEYAYRDPRVRVVTADAFSWLRAPRGTYDVVISDLPDPHITPSAKLYSLEFYGLAARVLADGGRLVVHAGPVASRPRTFWTVDATLRAAGFGARPYRATGGAAAPHDWGFLLATAGPPPRLGLDRGAPRLRAPAPSALTAGAHGAGAEGIRLPELPPSTLVHPRYGD
- a CDS encoding SRPBCC domain-containing protein; protein product: MEHEVFVPLPAETLRQALRDPARVARCIPGIQQDADESAGPLAGRLKVRIGGHTITYRGALRIVEHGDTFTVEGDGVEVRGTGSAKVTLTIRPEPAEGGTTLTFTGTSRAEGRLAELADSTTESAAHRLLDRFADRLAVTAEDPAPEAPGAPEAPGASEEPSEPDQPEAPNRPVDEAPKPSVFDAPVPPPLDPVAEQHFDVPEEPYDADEADDADGADAPRLPEPSDAPELDGLDELPVVPDEPPAEAAHARRTMIGRSAEEVDHAPPRGRYAPMPAPDAGGASATLRWIAPAAALALASAVVVGRALRRRK